One window of the Deinococcus aerius genome contains the following:
- the der gene encoding ribosome biogenesis GTPase Der, with protein MHKVAIVGRPNVGKSSLFNRLVGRREAVVADFPGVTRDAKEGLMLYHNHRITLVDTGGLWSGDEWEQAIREKAEWAMEGAQAVIFVLDPREGLSAADYEVAEWLRKLGKPVIVAANKIDSPKHDVYMAELWGLGFGDPVAISAEHARGLDDLMERVMAHLPADDEDVPEIAPIRISLIGRPNVGKSSLLNAITQSERAIVADQPGTTRDSLDVEWNYGGQRFVLVDTAGIRRKPDTAIEEYSIQRSEAAIERSDLIWLVVNATEIGDHELKLANLAYASGKPVVVVVNKWDLVPDEELKRTEKELNQKLHHISYAPRVYTSAINDYGIHDMLAEAMKLHEKWQSRIPTAELNRWLEIWQMRQAVPNFGGKKLKMYFMTQVETAPPTFAIFCNRADFVTRAYEGFLQNRIREDLQLAGVPVRLKWKEKGPYKRGKKGEAAEA; from the coding sequence ATGCATAAAGTGGCGATTGTGGGCCGACCCAATGTCGGCAAGTCCAGTCTGTTCAACCGTCTGGTGGGGCGGCGTGAGGCCGTGGTGGCCGACTTCCCGGGCGTGACGCGGGATGCCAAGGAAGGGCTGATGCTCTACCACAACCACCGCATCACGCTGGTGGACACGGGCGGGCTCTGGAGCGGCGACGAGTGGGAACAGGCCATCCGCGAGAAGGCCGAGTGGGCGATGGAGGGCGCGCAGGCCGTGATCTTCGTCCTCGACCCGCGCGAGGGGCTGTCCGCCGCCGACTACGAGGTGGCCGAGTGGCTGCGGAAACTCGGCAAGCCGGTGATCGTGGCCGCGAACAAGATCGACAGCCCCAAGCACGACGTGTATATGGCCGAACTGTGGGGCCTGGGCTTCGGCGACCCGGTGGCGATCAGCGCCGAACACGCCCGCGGCCTGGATGACCTGATGGAGCGGGTGATGGCGCACCTCCCCGCCGACGACGAGGACGTGCCGGAGATCGCGCCCATCCGCATCTCGCTCATCGGGCGCCCGAACGTGGGCAAGTCGAGCCTGCTGAACGCGATCACCCAGAGCGAGCGGGCCATCGTGGCCGACCAACCAGGAACGACCCGCGACAGCCTCGACGTGGAGTGGAACTACGGCGGGCAACGCTTCGTGCTGGTGGACACGGCGGGCATCCGGCGCAAGCCGGACACGGCCATCGAGGAATACTCGATCCAGCGCAGCGAGGCGGCCATCGAGCGCAGCGACCTGATCTGGCTGGTGGTGAACGCGACCGAGATCGGCGACCACGAACTCAAGCTCGCCAACCTCGCCTACGCCAGCGGCAAACCCGTGGTCGTGGTCGTGAACAAGTGGGACCTCGTGCCCGACGAGGAACTCAAGCGCACGGAAAAGGAGCTGAACCAGAAGCTTCACCACATCTCCTACGCGCCGCGCGTGTATACATCGGCGATCAACGACTACGGCATCCACGACATGCTCGCCGAGGCGATGAAGCTCCACGAGAAGTGGCAGAGCCGCATCCCGACCGCCGAACTCAACCGCTGGCTGGAAATCTGGCAGATGCGCCAGGCCGTGCCCAACTTCGGCGGCAAGAAGCTCAAGATGTACTTCATGACGCAGGTGGAGACGGCCCCGCCCACCTTTGCCATCTTCTGCAACCGCGCCGACTTCGTGACCCGGGCGTACGAGGGCTTCCTCCAGAACCGGATTCGGGAGGATTTGCAACTCGCCGGGGTGCCGGTGCGCCTGAAGTGGAAGGAGAAGGGCCCGTACAAGAGGGGCAAGAAGGGCGAGGCGGCGGAGGCATAG
- a CDS encoding DinB family protein, with protein MNPETKAMLETAVEANSRVNDVLCGHLTPEMMGAVTPGGGMTVGQHLAHIAGTTRFWLLQLDEGAASPLPILYDDTRQDAFVAQEDPARAAQALRAVWTAALHTALSAEGTGHLSHPSTGQFLLHMLAHDAHHRGQMLLALKVNGFPLPDEDAMWGPLRGE; from the coding sequence ATGAACCCGGAAACCAAGGCGATGCTCGAAACGGCGGTGGAGGCGAACAGCCGCGTGAACGACGTTCTGTGCGGCCACCTCACGCCGGAGATGATGGGGGCGGTCACGCCGGGGGGCGGCATGACGGTGGGGCAGCATCTCGCCCACATCGCGGGCACGACCCGCTTCTGGCTCCTGCAACTGGACGAGGGGGCGGCCTCCCCCCTGCCCATCCTGTACGACGACACCCGCCAGGACGCCTTCGTGGCCCAGGAGGACCCGGCCCGGGCGGCGCAGGCACTGCGCGCGGTGTGGACCGCGGCCCTCCACACCGCCCTGAGCGCGGAGGGCACCGGGCACCTCTCCCACCCCAGCACCGGGCAGTTCCTGCTGCACATGCTCGCGCACGACGCCCACCACCGGGGCCAGATGCTGCTCGCCCTCAAGGTGAACGGCTTCCCCCTCCCCGACGAGGACGCGATGTGGGGGCCGCTCCGTGGCGAGTGA
- a CDS encoding menaquinone biosynthetic enzyme MqnA/MqnD family protein, translated as MTYRAGWIHYTNVAPILDRLVLPIGVTAVTGVPTEMNAALLEGRVDIANISAVEFIRNADRLEALPDFSVAVLGPVYSVNLFHTAPLPALRRVALTAQSATSVALLEVVLAARGLSPTLERAEGGAEELLASGYDGVLRIGDSALREWYAVAGPLTPETTMTSLPHTGRGITVTDLAEEWFRLTGHPFVFAVWAYRRDAPPPPELVRAMREARREGIGHLAEVAARHALKLGLPERVVQHYLWNFRYHLEAPDRLGLGEFAALAVPGHAPLRFGPRPGERRESVLPPA; from the coding sequence ATGACCTACCGCGCGGGCTGGATTCACTACACCAACGTCGCCCCCATTCTCGACCGGCTGGTGCTGCCGATCGGCGTGACGGCAGTGACGGGCGTGCCGACCGAGATGAACGCAGCCCTGCTGGAAGGCCGGGTGGACATCGCCAACATCAGCGCGGTGGAGTTCATCCGCAACGCGGACCGGCTGGAGGCGCTGCCCGACTTCTCCGTGGCGGTGCTGGGGCCGGTGTACTCGGTGAACCTCTTCCACACCGCGCCGCTCCCGGCGCTGCGGCGGGTGGCGCTGACGGCCCAGAGCGCGACGAGCGTGGCGCTGCTGGAGGTCGTGCTGGCGGCGCGGGGCCTCTCCCCCACCCTGGAACGGGCGGAGGGCGGGGCGGAGGAACTGCTGGCCTCGGGCTACGACGGGGTGCTGCGGATCGGCGACAGCGCCCTGCGCGAGTGGTACGCGGTGGCCGGGCCGCTGACCCCCGAGACGACGATGACCAGCCTGCCGCACACGGGCCGGGGCATCACCGTCACCGACCTCGCGGAGGAGTGGTTCCGGCTGACGGGGCACCCCTTCGTGTTCGCGGTGTGGGCGTACCGCAGGGACGCGCCGCCCCCGCCCGAACTCGTGCGGGCGATGCGCGAGGCGCGGCGCGAGGGGATCGGGCACCTGGCCGAGGTGGCGGCGCGTCATGCGCTCAAACTGGGGCTGCCCGAGCGGGTCGTGCAGCACTACCTCTGGAACTTCCGCTACCACCTGGAGGCGCCCGACCGCCTGGGGCTGGGCGAGTTCGCGGCGCTGGCGGTGCCGGGGCACGCGCCGCTGCGCTTCGGGCCGAGGCCGGGGGAACGGCGGGAGAGCGTCCTGCCCCCCGCCTGA
- a CDS encoding nuclear transport factor 2 family protein, whose protein sequence is MPADDLDAVLALDDAWNAAYHHRDPGRMAMILADDWMAFFPDGRVVFKPDLLEGMRHNPPAALMYERHAARVFGDTAITRGTLYADGRRVQSFLRVYARRAGEWRAVSAQVVP, encoded by the coding sequence GTGCCTGCGGACGACCTCGACGCCGTGCTCGCCCTCGACGACGCCTGGAACGCGGCCTATCACCACCGCGACCCCGGGAGGATGGCGATGATCCTCGCCGACGACTGGATGGCCTTTTTTCCCGACGGACGGGTGGTGTTCAAGCCTGACCTGCTGGAGGGGATGCGCCACAACCCCCCCGCCGCCCTGATGTACGAGCGCCACGCGGCCCGCGTCTTCGGCGACACGGCGATCACGCGCGGCACGTTGTACGCCGACGGCAGGCGGGTGCAGAGCTTCCTGCGGGTCTATGCGCGGCGGGCGGGCGAGTGGCGGGCGGTCAGCGCGCAGGTGGTGCCGTGA
- a CDS encoding RNaseH domain-containing protein: protein MTVIETDRFVKLPGDEELRPLAFLMPQEARPAERPPTCVEWTDEARDVLARLAAHLKPAYLPTRSLRTLLEIHVPRLLRVDERAGTREDGRGVLGWADADDQADVFKGAMTALARWVNGTLGEDCAELPGALAALDDLRDLYRERRLLRVRAEQGQVFDWSAFPNGTASPGTSTSYSALADAVARALEGEELFEGLGATRRVVQAHLRGEAELVSEPVRRDVREPFSLVVRVRVLTLPTLSRPLVEVDLSKRRWVADLNEYPKRGNVTGFVFGVGETTAHPFTISAGQGEYTVNGEFKELARKYDFGPTTDGRVAMKIRNEHAEVLVNLRAGYGRHKVDAGVPERDKVDAFTRIRSHLERLGFVQWDDVTPVRTKNAASASSAFVDIDDEAVNEARMEAWLAQTRDALPRYHARGSVLLIAHHVSCQQDAELARDTLRRVLGDAVQVEAVPLPEGVHGLREELPGPDLGARARARKRQEAWAHFTANVSELNARSGVVGVLVLAPQEYGRRDEDRVNKRMGRHALATLGRVPVQYLLPPDKSTKDPVKDFRMRLHNAWMHLVWGHHGRVDDVGGNAERLFPMLVDAERLFPVDTAPQVVLGFTAIQRNRKKFENDASFVALAFRMHVRDGRVEAAFAYEDKRKDLAVTQWKPLRDTLLDVAAKSPMNLNADRKNGTRQAQYQTFVHGLVEAEVRAGTRPLVIVDSTHAVRLWPWLADNRLDVGDVQFRELAKRNMQLPWLRAGLRLVRVRRENAPQVVVDKTVRYVNIETGETQVVHAPTWLAAQLLRIGGTRVPTYFSFGSKLTFQGKRGVSCYRSSPVFKGVKEKHDGRTVYVADKDAPPFMKHRATPNPVEISVLLQQPGDDANRVAEFVESLRSGYGHHADWTNLPAPLFFERVVQEYLADFDDPELDEDDGA, encoded by the coding sequence ATGACCGTGATTGAGACCGACCGTTTTGTGAAGTTGCCCGGGGACGAGGAGCTGCGCCCCCTGGCGTTCCTCATGCCGCAGGAGGCCCGCCCTGCCGAACGCCCGCCCACCTGCGTGGAGTGGACAGATGAGGCGCGTGACGTACTCGCCCGGCTTGCGGCGCACCTGAAACCCGCGTACCTGCCTACCCGTTCGCTGCGAACATTGCTCGAAATCCACGTACCCAGGCTGCTGCGTGTGGACGAGCGCGCCGGGACCCGCGAGGATGGTCGGGGGGTACTCGGCTGGGCGGATGCGGACGACCAGGCGGACGTGTTCAAGGGAGCGATGACCGCTCTGGCACGCTGGGTGAACGGCACGCTCGGGGAGGATTGCGCGGAGCTTCCGGGCGCGCTCGCGGCGCTCGACGACCTGCGCGACCTGTACCGGGAGCGGCGGCTGCTCCGGGTACGTGCGGAACAGGGCCAGGTGTTCGACTGGAGCGCTTTCCCGAACGGCACCGCTAGCCCTGGCACGTCCACGTCGTACTCGGCGTTGGCAGATGCGGTCGCGCGTGCGTTGGAAGGAGAGGAATTGTTCGAGGGCCTCGGGGCGACACGCCGGGTTGTACAGGCACACCTGCGAGGCGAGGCTGAACTGGTGAGCGAGCCGGTACGGCGGGATGTGCGCGAGCCGTTCAGCCTCGTGGTGCGGGTGCGGGTGCTGACGCTCCCCACCCTCTCCCGCCCGTTGGTGGAGGTGGACCTCAGCAAGCGGCGTTGGGTGGCAGACCTCAACGAATACCCGAAGAGGGGCAACGTCACGGGCTTCGTCTTTGGGGTGGGGGAGACGACCGCCCACCCGTTCACAATCAGCGCGGGGCAGGGGGAATACACCGTGAACGGGGAGTTCAAGGAACTGGCCCGCAAGTACGACTTCGGGCCCACTACCGACGGACGCGTGGCGATGAAGATTCGCAATGAGCACGCCGAGGTATTGGTCAACCTCCGGGCGGGTTACGGGCGGCACAAGGTGGACGCGGGGGTGCCGGAGCGTGACAAGGTGGACGCGTTCACCCGAATTCGGTCCCACCTCGAAAGGCTCGGCTTCGTCCAGTGGGACGACGTGACTCCGGTGAGGACGAAAAACGCCGCGTCGGCTTCCTCCGCCTTTGTCGACATAGATGACGAAGCGGTCAATGAGGCGCGGATGGAGGCCTGGCTCGCGCAGACACGTGACGCGTTGCCGAGGTACCACGCCCGGGGGAGCGTGTTGCTGATCGCCCATCACGTGAGTTGCCAGCAGGACGCCGAGCTGGCGCGGGATACGTTGCGGCGCGTGCTGGGCGACGCGGTGCAGGTGGAGGCGGTGCCGCTGCCCGAGGGCGTGCACGGCCTGCGCGAAGAACTGCCGGGTCCGGACCTCGGCGCCCGGGCCCGGGCGCGAAAGCGGCAAGAGGCGTGGGCGCACTTCACCGCAAACGTCAGTGAACTCAACGCGCGGAGCGGTGTGGTCGGTGTGCTCGTGTTGGCACCGCAGGAGTACGGGCGACGCGACGAGGACAGGGTGAACAAGCGCATGGGGCGGCACGCGCTTGCCACGCTTGGCCGGGTGCCCGTGCAATATCTACTGCCCCCCGACAAGAGTACGAAGGACCCTGTAAAGGACTTTCGCATGCGGCTTCACAACGCGTGGATGCATCTTGTGTGGGGCCATCACGGACGGGTGGATGATGTCGGCGGGAACGCCGAGCGTCTGTTCCCCATGTTGGTGGATGCCGAGCGCCTGTTTCCAGTGGACACCGCGCCACAGGTCGTCTTGGGCTTTACGGCCATCCAACGCAACAGGAAGAAGTTCGAGAACGACGCCTCATTCGTCGCGCTGGCGTTTCGTATGCACGTTCGCGATGGCCGGGTCGAGGCGGCCTTCGCCTACGAGGACAAGAGGAAGGACCTCGCTGTGACACAGTGGAAGCCCCTGCGGGATACGCTGCTGGACGTAGCGGCGAAGAGCCCCATGAACCTCAACGCGGACCGCAAGAACGGCACGCGCCAGGCGCAATACCAGACGTTCGTTCACGGCTTGGTGGAGGCGGAAGTGCGGGCCGGGACGCGACCACTGGTTATTGTGGACAGCACGCACGCCGTAAGGTTGTGGCCGTGGCTGGCGGACAACCGCCTTGATGTGGGTGACGTTCAGTTCCGGGAGTTGGCTAAGCGCAATATGCAACTGCCATGGCTGCGCGCGGGCCTGCGCTTGGTGCGGGTGCGGCGGGAGAACGCGCCACAGGTGGTAGTGGATAAGACTGTGCGGTACGTGAACATCGAGACTGGTGAGACACAGGTGGTACACGCGCCGACCTGGCTCGCAGCGCAACTCTTGCGAATTGGCGGCACGCGAGTTCCGACGTACTTCTCGTTCGGAAGCAAGCTGACCTTTCAGGGAAAGCGGGGCGTATCGTGCTACCGCTCGTCTCCGGTGTTTAAAGGTGTGAAGGAGAAGCACGACGGCCGGACCGTATACGTGGCGGACAAAGACGCGCCGCCGTTCATGAAACACCGAGCGACGCCGAACCCGGTGGAGATTAGCGTGCTGCTGCAACAGCCGGGGGACGACGCGAACCGGGTGGCGGAGTTCGTGGAGAGCTTACGCAGCGGGTACGGCCACCACGCCGATTGGACAAACTTACCCGCACCGCTGTTCTTCGAGCGCGTGGTCCAGGAGTACCTGGCAGACTTTGATGATCCAGAGTTGGACGAGGACGATGGTGCGTGA
- a CDS encoding restriction endonuclease-related protein, protein MSAQYRVALDHGVVLQDHTVPKSMQDAMSLLGRLALEEGREDRFASVHDVLHACTVPLREWDLDAFKGNFTYANLQLVDPDLLVPTEECGALMVEGGRSHDDVIERQLYARLQDALKNTGRQRDRTYRVVREFLARHSLTTRAGLRGHFDGEGVDDAVTDLVLGHLFIPVPEAWTLRGQPHRCVHCGTLTRPHPDRDRFPGGRCPLQACREGEDFQAQAEPFGGTGAIVAANTVLRYWVNPAIDELRIFDAAVEAGVPAELYPHSDKCDVSLGGNTGVDVKNYRDAHALARKMSADPGGLKEYRVPVLAVPDARAAQPGYLSALKRGLKRGPGARLRVMTVREVKRDIRELAHA, encoded by the coding sequence GTGTCCGCTCAATACCGGGTGGCGCTCGACCACGGCGTCGTCCTCCAAGATCACACCGTTCCCAAGTCGATGCAAGACGCGATGAGCCTCCTCGGGCGCCTCGCGCTCGAAGAAGGTCGAGAAGACCGATTCGCGAGCGTACACGACGTGCTTCACGCCTGCACCGTTCCGCTGCGGGAGTGGGACCTCGACGCGTTCAAGGGGAACTTCACCTACGCCAACTTGCAGTTGGTCGATCCAGATTTGTTGGTGCCGACGGAGGAGTGCGGAGCCCTCATGGTGGAGGGGGGACGCAGTCACGACGACGTGATCGAACGGCAATTGTACGCACGTTTGCAGGACGCGCTCAAGAATACTGGGCGGCAGCGGGACAGGACATACCGGGTGGTGCGGGAGTTCCTGGCACGCCACAGCCTGACGACCCGCGCGGGCCTACGCGGGCACTTCGACGGCGAGGGAGTGGACGACGCGGTCACGGACCTGGTGCTCGGTCACTTGTTCATCCCGGTCCCCGAGGCGTGGACCCTGCGCGGACAACCGCACCGTTGCGTACACTGCGGGACCCTCACGCGGCCGCATCCCGACCGCGACCGCTTCCCTGGCGGCCGGTGCCCCTTGCAAGCCTGCCGTGAGGGCGAGGACTTCCAGGCCCAGGCTGAGCCGTTTGGAGGAACGGGGGCCATCGTCGCGGCCAATACCGTGCTGCGGTATTGGGTCAACCCGGCCATCGACGAGTTGCGTATTTTTGACGCCGCCGTCGAGGCTGGAGTGCCCGCGGAGTTGTACCCCCATTCGGACAAGTGCGACGTGTCCCTCGGGGGGAATACCGGCGTGGACGTGAAGAATTACCGCGATGCGCACGCGCTGGCGCGGAAGATGAGCGCTGATCCCGGTGGATTGAAGGAGTACAGGGTCCCGGTTCTAGCGGTGCCGGACGCGCGGGCGGCGCAGCCAGGGTATTTGTCAGCCTTGAAGCGTGGCCTCAAACGTGGCCCGGGCGCACGCCTGCGGGTGATGACGGTCCGTGAGGTCAAACGTGACATTCGAGAACTCGCCCATGCGTAG
- a CDS encoding PQQ-dependent sugar dehydrogenase, protein MSPRLRRAALVLGTALLAVSVGAQNNVPLVRFVPFVSGLEGVTTLTHAGDGSGRLYATLQGGQVRVIQNGRVRAAPFLDVSNRTSAGGERGLLGLAFDPNYKTNRRLYVHYTDRGGDTVLARYTATPDFARADPASAKTLFTAQQPFANHNGGQLAFGPDGFLYLGLGDGGSGGDPQGNGQKLGTPLGKILRFDVRGDAAKPAPGNPFLNRQGANPNIWAYGLRNPWRFSFDRATGDLIIADVGQNSFEEVNRQPRASKGGENYGWRIREARTCYDADICRTQGLTDPVLQYGRDEGQSITGGYVYRGGAIPALKGQYVFADFGSGNVWASRMGGQTWSKARIGNVQNPSTFGEDEAGELYVAEYGTGRILRLSR, encoded by the coding sequence ATGTCCCCCCGACTTCGCCGCGCCGCGCTGGTCCTCGGCACCGCCCTGCTGGCCGTCTCCGTCGGCGCACAGAACAACGTGCCCCTGGTTCGCTTCGTCCCCTTCGTGAGCGGGCTGGAAGGGGTCACGACCCTAACTCACGCGGGCGACGGCTCGGGGAGGCTGTACGCCACCCTGCAAGGCGGCCAGGTGCGCGTGATTCAGAACGGGAGGGTCCGGGCCGCGCCCTTCCTCGACGTGAGCAACCGGACGAGCGCGGGCGGGGAGCGCGGCCTGCTGGGCCTCGCCTTCGACCCGAACTACAAGACGAATCGCCGCCTGTACGTCCATTACACGGACCGGGGTGGGGACACGGTCCTCGCGCGGTACACCGCCACCCCCGACTTTGCGCGGGCCGATCCTGCCAGCGCGAAAACGCTCTTCACGGCCCAGCAGCCCTTTGCCAACCACAACGGCGGGCAGCTCGCCTTCGGCCCCGACGGCTTCCTGTACCTGGGGCTGGGGGACGGCGGGTCGGGGGGCGATCCGCAGGGCAACGGGCAGAAGCTGGGCACGCCGCTGGGGAAAATCCTGCGCTTCGACGTGCGGGGGGACGCCGCCAAGCCCGCCCCCGGCAATCCCTTCCTGAACCGGCAGGGCGCCAACCCCAACATCTGGGCGTACGGCCTGCGCAACCCCTGGCGTTTCTCCTTCGACCGGGCGACGGGCGACCTCATCATCGCCGATGTGGGCCAGAACTCGTTCGAGGAGGTCAACCGCCAGCCCCGCGCGAGCAAGGGTGGCGAGAACTACGGCTGGCGCATCCGGGAGGCCCGGACCTGCTACGACGCGGATATCTGCCGGACCCAGGGCCTTACCGACCCCGTGCTGCAATATGGCCGCGACGAGGGCCAGAGCATCACGGGCGGGTACGTGTACCGCGGGGGCGCCATCCCCGCCCTGAAGGGCCAGTACGTCTTCGCCGACTTCGGCAGCGGCAACGTCTGGGCCTCGCGCATGGGTGGGCAGACCTGGAGCAAGGCCAGGATCGGCAACGTGCAGAACCCCTCGACCTTCGGGGAGGACGAGGCCGGGGAACTGTACGTGGCCGAGTACGGAACGGGCCGGATTCTGAGGCTCAGCCGCTGA
- a CDS encoding MGMT family protein yields the protein MASEGPENVPEGTFRERVLALVARIPPGRVMTYGQLALLAGRPGPGGARLAGFVLGSLAGGSDLPWQRVINAQGRVSTHKLGFGDMQERLLEAEGVIFDESGRCDLARLQWWPPEEGRDAPPDTLL from the coding sequence GTGGCGAGTGAGGGGCCGGAGAACGTGCCGGAGGGGACCTTCCGGGAGCGGGTCCTCGCCCTGGTGGCCCGCATTCCGCCGGGCCGGGTGATGACCTACGGGCAACTCGCGCTCCTCGCCGGGCGACCCGGGCCGGGGGGGGCACGGCTGGCGGGCTTTGTGCTGGGCAGCCTGGCGGGGGGCTCGGACCTCCCCTGGCAGCGGGTGATCAACGCGCAGGGCCGGGTCAGCACCCACAAGCTCGGCTTCGGGGACATGCAGGAGCGGCTGCTGGAGGCCGAGGGGGTCATCTTCGACGAGTCGGGCCGCTGCGACCTCGCCCGGCTGCAATGGTGGCCGCCCGAGGAGGGCCGGGACGCCCCACCGGACACCCTGTTGTAA
- the mqnE gene encoding aminofutalosine synthase MqnE, whose product MKWLRDPSLAPVAEKVEAGERLSFDEGMRLYHTRDLNGLMRLANLQKERLHGDKVYFVHSMRLEFTNICYVGCTFCAFAARKGEERAWDYSPEEVVEQVRRRYLPGITELHMSSGHHPNHPWDYYPEMVRRLRAEFPELQVKAFTAAEIEHLSKISKKPTLEVLRELQAAGLAAMPGGGAEIFADRVRRQVAKNKVKAEKWLQIHREAHSLGMRTNATMLYGHIETLEERLDHMHRLRDLQDETGGFHAFIPLAFQPLGNTLAQNLGKTDFTTGLDDLRNLAVARLYLDNFPHIKGYWVMIGSELTQVSLDWGVSDIDGTIQEEHIAHAAGATSPMALSQAGMVRMIQHAGRLPVLRDAYYNELEVFPKPAAEAAD is encoded by the coding sequence ATGAAGTGGCTGCGTGACCCAAGCCTCGCCCCGGTCGCCGAGAAGGTGGAGGCGGGCGAGCGTCTCTCGTTCGACGAGGGAATGCGGCTCTACCACACCCGCGACCTCAACGGCCTGATGCGGCTGGCGAACCTGCAAAAGGAGCGGCTACACGGGGACAAGGTGTACTTCGTCCACTCCATGCGGCTGGAGTTCACCAACATCTGCTATGTGGGCTGCACCTTCTGCGCCTTCGCCGCCCGCAAGGGCGAGGAGCGGGCCTGGGACTACTCGCCGGAGGAAGTGGTCGAGCAGGTCCGGCGCCGCTACCTCCCCGGCATCACGGAACTCCACATGAGCAGCGGGCACCACCCCAACCACCCGTGGGACTACTACCCCGAGATGGTGCGGCGGCTGCGCGCGGAGTTCCCCGAGCTTCAGGTCAAGGCGTTCACGGCGGCGGAGATCGAGCACCTGAGCAAGATCAGCAAGAAGCCCACGCTGGAGGTGCTGCGTGAACTCCAGGCGGCGGGCCTGGCGGCGATGCCGGGCGGCGGGGCGGAAATCTTCGCCGACCGGGTACGCCGTCAGGTGGCGAAGAACAAGGTGAAGGCCGAGAAGTGGCTCCAGATTCACCGGGAAGCGCACTCGCTGGGGATGCGGACGAACGCCACCATGCTCTACGGTCACATCGAGACGCTGGAGGAGCGGCTGGACCACATGCACCGCCTGCGCGACCTTCAGGACGAGACGGGCGGCTTCCACGCCTTTATCCCCCTCGCCTTCCAGCCGCTCGGAAACACGCTCGCGCAGAACCTCGGCAAGACCGACTTCACGACCGGGCTGGACGACCTGCGGAATCTCGCCGTCGCCCGGCTCTACCTCGACAACTTCCCGCACATCAAGGGCTATTGGGTGATGATCGGCTCGGAGCTGACCCAGGTGAGCCTGGACTGGGGCGTGTCCGACATCGACGGCACCATTCAGGAGGAACACATCGCGCACGCGGCGGGGGCGACCTCACCCATGGCCCTCTCGCAGGCGGGCATGGTGCGGATGATCCAGCACGCGGGGCGCCTTCCCGTGCTGCGCGACGCCTACTACAACGAGCTGGAAGTCTTCCCGAAACCCGCGGCGGAGGCGGCGGACTAG
- a CDS encoding GreA/GreB family elongation factor, which translates to MTQKIELTQNGFERLQRTLAHEYERLDEARRVVQEQMHANENENLGLEAAQREVMAIQGRIAEIEDSLARATIIERAGNGDDRAALGAVVTLLDVDTGRELRLQLVNPLEASAVAGELPRVSTESPVGRELLGRRAGETFTVNLGRRQANYRLLSVSG; encoded by the coding sequence GTGACCCAGAAGATCGAACTGACCCAGAACGGTTTTGAACGCCTCCAGCGGACCCTGGCGCACGAGTACGAGCGGCTGGACGAGGCCCGGCGTGTGGTGCAGGAGCAGATGCACGCCAACGAGAACGAGAACCTGGGGCTGGAGGCCGCCCAGCGCGAGGTGATGGCGATTCAGGGGCGCATCGCCGAGATCGAGGACAGCCTCGCGCGGGCTACCATCATCGAGCGGGCCGGGAACGGGGATGACCGGGCCGCCCTGGGCGCGGTGGTCACGCTGCTCGACGTGGATACGGGCCGCGAGCTGCGCCTGCAACTCGTGAATCCGCTGGAGGCTTCCGCCGTGGCGGGCGAGCTGCCGCGCGTCAGCACCGAGAGCCCGGTGGGGCGGGAACTGCTGGGGCGCCGGGCGGGGGAGACGTTCACGGTGAACCTGGGGCGGCGGCAGGCGAACTACCGCCTGCTGAGCGTCAGCGGCTGA